A single window of Pristis pectinata isolate sPriPec2 chromosome 8, sPriPec2.1.pri, whole genome shotgun sequence DNA harbors:
- the LOC127573099 gene encoding uncharacterized protein C7orf50 homolog isoform X2, protein MAPNCWKLQSCPNQSLRELKIKPYDIEEKTMEDLVCQGEEELAPEVKRKMERKLKKERKKEEKKLLREAGLPVKKEKPQKSSACDLALEYLRKWSKKHKEWRFQKIRQTWLLQHMYDCDQISDKHFTLLLSYLEGLKGNARDVTIQKTEALIKESDTIDDPTVFSGEKIERMQQVLQLLS, encoded by the exons ATGGCCCCAAACTGCTGGAAACTCCAGAGTTGTCCTAATCAAAGCTTAAGAGAGTTGAAGATAAAACCTTAT GATATTGAAGAAAAAACAATGGAAGATCTAGTGTGCCAGGGAGAAGAGGAGCTTGCACCAGAAGTAAAGAGAAAGATGGAAAGAAAACTTAAGAAGGAGcgtaaaaaggaagaaaaaaagttaCTGCGGGAAGCTGGTTTGCCAGTGAAAAAGGAGAAGCCCCAGAAGTCTTCAGCTTGCGACCTTGCATTAGAATATCTGAGAAA GTGgtccaagaaacacaaggaatgGAGGTTTCAAAAGATAAGGCAAACCTGGCTTTTGCAGCACATGTATGATTGTGACCAG ATCTCTGATAAGCACTTTACTCTGCTGCTGAGTTATCTGGAAGGACTGAAGGGGAACGCTCGCGATGTAACCATTCAGAAAACTGAGGCACTGATTAAGGAATCTGACACTATAG ATGACCCCACCGTGTTCAGCGGAGAAAAGATTGAACGCATGCAGCAGGTCCTCCAGCTTTTATCCTGA
- the LOC127573099 gene encoding uncharacterized protein C7orf50 homolog isoform X3, translating to MVLYRVDWEFSVLSDTKDIEEKTMEDLVCQGEEELAPEVKRKMERKLKKERKKEEKKLLREAGLPVKKEKPQKSSACDLALEYLRKWSKKHKEWRFQKIRQTWLLQHMYDCDQISDKHFTLLLSYLEGLKGNARDVTIQKTEALIKESDTIDDPTVFSGEKIERMQQVLQLLS from the exons GATATTGAAGAAAAAACAATGGAAGATCTAGTGTGCCAGGGAGAAGAGGAGCTTGCACCAGAAGTAAAGAGAAAGATGGAAAGAAAACTTAAGAAGGAGcgtaaaaaggaagaaaaaaagttaCTGCGGGAAGCTGGTTTGCCAGTGAAAAAGGAGAAGCCCCAGAAGTCTTCAGCTTGCGACCTTGCATTAGAATATCTGAGAAA GTGgtccaagaaacacaaggaatgGAGGTTTCAAAAGATAAGGCAAACCTGGCTTTTGCAGCACATGTATGATTGTGACCAG ATCTCTGATAAGCACTTTACTCTGCTGCTGAGTTATCTGGAAGGACTGAAGGGGAACGCTCGCGATGTAACCATTCAGAAAACTGAGGCACTGATTAAGGAATCTGACACTATAG ATGACCCCACCGTGTTCAGCGGAGAAAAGATTGAACGCATGCAGCAGGTCCTCCAGCTTTTATCCTGA
- the LOC127573099 gene encoding uncharacterized protein C7orf50 homolog isoform X4: MLSDHTTDIEEKTMEDLVCQGEEELAPEVKRKMERKLKKERKKEEKKLLREAGLPVKKEKPQKSSACDLALEYLRKWSKKHKEWRFQKIRQTWLLQHMYDCDQISDKHFTLLLSYLEGLKGNARDVTIQKTEALIKESDTIDDPTVFSGEKIERMQQVLQLLS, translated from the exons GATATTGAAGAAAAAACAATGGAAGATCTAGTGTGCCAGGGAGAAGAGGAGCTTGCACCAGAAGTAAAGAGAAAGATGGAAAGAAAACTTAAGAAGGAGcgtaaaaaggaagaaaaaaagttaCTGCGGGAAGCTGGTTTGCCAGTGAAAAAGGAGAAGCCCCAGAAGTCTTCAGCTTGCGACCTTGCATTAGAATATCTGAGAAA GTGgtccaagaaacacaaggaatgGAGGTTTCAAAAGATAAGGCAAACCTGGCTTTTGCAGCACATGTATGATTGTGACCAG ATCTCTGATAAGCACTTTACTCTGCTGCTGAGTTATCTGGAAGGACTGAAGGGGAACGCTCGCGATGTAACCATTCAGAAAACTGAGGCACTGATTAAGGAATCTGACACTATAG ATGACCCCACCGTGTTCAGCGGAGAAAAGATTGAACGCATGCAGCAGGTCCTCCAGCTTTTATCCTGA